One Gossypium hirsutum isolate 1008001.06 chromosome A08, Gossypium_hirsutum_v2.1, whole genome shotgun sequence genomic window, aataataaaaattgactGGCTTGGTTAACCAGCCTAGTTGCAAGATTATTATGTTGTGGAGCATAATAACTTCCCATCCCAAAGATATatacaaaaaggactaaatcaattcaaagataaataatattttgaattaaaaatagaaaaactaaatttaaaatgcGCAAAAAGTAAGGGGGAGAACTAAAAGACAAAGAAGTAGTTAAATTAAATGAATGGGTTTATAGTGGTATACCGTGTTAGAGTCGATAAGGTCCATGCCAAGGCTTTGGTACTGTTGAAGGAGCTGCTCTTCTTGGTCCTTTCTATGGTTATTTAACTCCCATTGAGTCACCGCCATTTCCTTGATAGCTAAGCCTTCCTTGGTGCTGGAAGACAAAAAATCCCCAAGGCTCGACGATATCCCATCTGCAACGAGGTTCGCAATGCCCAGCGCCAACACCTCCACTGCAAATAATTTTTTACAGttttagaaaaaggaaaaaagcaaAGATAGCTCTCGTTAATGAGGCCATGCATGATAATATATATCTTTATGGTGCTAACCTGATGAGAGATTGGTAGCAGATACGGAGGAAATGAGAAAGAAGCAAGTGAAAACGGCTTCAAGGCCCGCATATACGATGCTCTTAACAATCTCTCCTCTCCACTGCTCCATTCCACTTACTTCTTTTTTATCTTTAACCTCTGATTCTTCAAGCAGTGGAGTACTGCTGTTGGTGTCCACTGCTATATCATCGGATtccctcattttcttttttactGTTGAAACTAATTTTATCTCCTTTCACCCACCCCATTAATGTAAAAAACAAGATGGTTTGACTTTTATTATGGGGAGGGTAAACAATTGATGAGCAAGTGCTGGTATACGTGTATTCATGCATGTAAAGACGACGGACATGTGGTTAAAATGATGACTTTATTATACAACTATATATCTTTCCCTCGATAAAAGGACCCGGACGAATTGCATTTGGCTTCTCAattagaaaaatgattaaattatttcttatACTCTCGGTTAATATTTTCTAATATCAGACATGGTGAAAATTAActttgactaaattataaaagggtcacccaattttttttttctattttgatcatccaatttttaatttttcaatttagtcactaaatttttTGGGATTAAGTATCTTATTCACTTTGAGCTAATGTGTGctttttttattggtctattaacaaaattagccctcttatgtttacatattctatcaatttgatactaaatataaaataatttaacaaatttagccctcaatatttacaaaatttatcattttagttcaaattctaaaaaaatcaataaatttattccCAATATTTACAAAATCTGTCAAATTATTCCTaactctaaaaatttaaaatatatttaaaaaaatcatttttagccCTTTATAACCCATGAGCTAACTAGTGATGGCAATGGGGCGGGACAAGGTGGTTTTTTGCCCACTCCAATCCAACCTGATGCTTTAGTTTCATGCTTCGATACGAACTTGACCCCGACTTCAAAAAATTTAACCCGCTCTGAAcccaaacttaaaatttaataatatacccAACTTCGATCCGACCCAACCcgagtttaattttattatttttaaacttcttctaaaattgtgattaattatttttttttaaatgaaaggtTTTGCAACCATTTCTAATTAGATTTGCTTAATGATTTATCTTTGGAGTTGTGTGTTAATGTACATTTACACACGTGATTACagcagaaaagaaaaagaagcaagGAATATtcctttaataaattattaaattaagaagATAGAAAATGGAGGAAATAACCTTACAGGGTGAAAGTGGACTAGCATAGAGGCGGTAAAATGAGACTAGTAGTGATAAATTTTaggaatttttaaattaattaatatcaCATATGTATAGAGTAAAATTTCGTAAATATCTCAAGGCAGGGTGGGCGGTTTCATTCTAAACCCGACctgactatttttaaaaattaaccctcCTCAACCCCCAACTTCAATAAGAAATCAACCCTATTGGGTCAGATCGACTTGGAACCCGTTGGattcagatttttttttgtcatctcTATAGCTAACCCATGTGAGATAATAAAATAAGACAAAAATACCTTCTTTCAAGTTACTTGCAAAAAAACTCTAAAAAGTTAGgataaaacacacaaaaaaattaaGATCCAAAAGAAAATAAGGTCATTAAAAATGTTATTTGTTCGGGTAGTAATGCAATCAATTATTTTAGATAGGTTCCAAATCAATTGGTTTGGTTCAATGTGAAACCTAAAgtatagtaaaaaaaaatgttgcaagtgacttgaaagagggttgtttttttcttattttaaaatttcacttgGGTTAATCGATGGGTTATGAATggctaaaaatgatttttttgtaaaataatattttaaaaatttttagagttaggactaaattgataaattttgtaaatgttgaaggccaaatttattatttttttataatagaactaaaatgaaaaattttgtaaatattgagggctaaatttgttgaattttttatatttgggaTCAAATTTATAGAATATGTAGCATTAGAGCGCTAATtttgttattagaccaataaaaaagcCCACATCAGCTCAGAGTGACTAaagtatttaatttcaaaaattttaatgactaaatcgaaaaaattagTAGTTGGGTGACCAACATATAACGTAAGacatagttgggtgaccatttttACAGTTTacctataaaaaataatttttaacatttaccacgtgattatttaaagaaaaattagcggaggggttaaattgtatgttttgaaatgtatataaattaatttacctattttatcaaaaaaaagcCGAATTGCAATCCACCCTTTAAATATAGGACTTCCTTAATATTTTTTTCCCTTCCCTACTATTTGGTAAAATAATTTGGGGAAACCTTTCTTTCATCCATtcaaaataaagtgaaatgaaataagataaaaaaaaagtttaattgcATAAGATAGTTTcaaattaagagttaaatttaaaaattccttttatttaaaattttaaattgttactAAATTATGTGCCACTAATGACTtggaaaaaatatatgtaaaaataattaaaaaataatgatgttttgattaaaatagtaaaaaataaaatttgggatattattttgagtttaaattattatttaaaaatttaaaaatattcttgtaataatatttatttataatttttaaaagaggagctagtttttattttaaagtaaatttttcaaagaataatttaagttgtttattttaaataaagttaGTGTTCAGTAAAAGATGTTATAATAACTAAAATTTGataagggtaaaattgttataaataaatgtgaatgTCCATATTCTAACCCCCTCATTTATGAGGTAAAATCTCCTATTCATTATGCAATGTTTAATATATGCGTTAATGAAGCACTTAAGTAAGATTCATTTATGATAGTGCTTTGAATGTTAATtagttataaattataaatagaatCCTTACctgagtgaaataaaaaatgagaaaaattctctttattttcatccacttttatttattgttttattaatttttctataacacgttatcagcacgagcTTCTACGAGTTCATAGTGAAGTTCACGTCATTTCGACTTTATATAATTTGCCCGTATAACTCTCGTTAAACTATATACggtatacatattttcataattcttttattttattttctagatgaAATATTTGCTTTAGATAACATTTGcacatttatttttacaactaaaatctgataatgataattaaatatacatttttttattaatagaaatttcaattaatttaatttgtgttaagtTATTATTCTGACTATTCCTCTTTATGCCaatatttgacatacatattattatttagcaaatttagtatatataattgaattattttacgattgagactacttattattttactaattttttttattttgattcaagtgattataatgtcaaatcttgccAAACTTGAATTTGCGGTCTTAGACATCTCAGGCAAGAATTATTTGTCATGGGTGATAGATGCTGAAATTTACCTAGATGCTAAATGTTTAGGAAATACTATATTAGCAGATAAAGAAGCATCTAATCAAGACAATACAAAAGCAATGATTTTCATCCGTCATCATCTGCATGAAGGATTAAAAGTGGAATATCTCACTGTGAAAGACCCTCTTGAGTTGTGGAAAAATTTAAAGGAACGATTTGACTATCAGAAAATTATGATACTCCTTACAGCtcgttatgattggatgcacttacggttgcaagattttaagactgtaagtgaatacaatttagaaattttcaaaattagttctcaacCTAAATTATATGGAGAAAACATAACTGATGAGGACTTGTTAgagaaaacattttcaacctttcatGCTACTAATGTGCTCCTGCAGCAGCAATACCgtaaaaaaagtttttaaaaggtattctgaattgatttcatgccttttggtggctgaacaaaataatgagttgttgatgaaaaatcatgGAATTTGTTCCACTGGTTTTGCatcattccctgaagtgaatgtaacAATACACAATAATTATgaacatagaaaatatataggTCGCGGTCGTGGTCATGGACGTAGTGGGGAACATGGTCGATGACGTATTAGTAATCGTTATCATGGTGATCATAACAACTATACTTCAAACCGCCAgaaaaagaataacaatgaaagacaagaaagaagtggtcaaaataatccttcaaagattATTGAGAATATATGCTACTGATGTGGTATAGAGGGGCATTGGTCACGTACCTGTCGTACGTCTGAGcatttagtgaaactttatcaagcaACCATTAAAAGGAAGGGAAAGCATATggagacaaattttatatcccaaaatgatgaaattgaggcaaaagatgaagatattcaCTATAATACTAAAATTGACCATGCCTATGAGGGTGATaaatttaatgaccttaataatataacTCAGCTAGATGTGCAAGATTTCTTTGAGAATCATTAGAaaaattgatgttattttgacatttttatgttgttttaagtatattttattttcttgcataaagaataatttatatatttaataaatatttgcaatgtttctcatattatattttgtttatttttatgaagaatatgaatattcaacaaaattttgaTGGGCCAAAATCAATGGAGACATGTGTCTTGCAAATAGTGCTACAACACATACGATACTCaaggataaaaaatattttttctcatttgacaatgagtaatgcccatgttaatacaatatcaggtagttcaaaacttattgaaggctctagaagagctattatattattacctaaaggtacaaaatttatcattgataatgctttatattccactaagtctcaaagaaatttattgagttttaaagatattcgtcttaatggatatcacattgagactatgaatgagaaaattgttgaatatctatatattacgaatgttgaatgtggaaagaaatatGTATTGGAGAGGCTACCTGTTTTTTCATCAGGTTTATATTATGcacatattagtgcaattgagTCACATGTTACTACAAACTAGAAGTTTGTAGAATtacatacttttactatttggcatgaccGATTAGGCCATCCCGAATCTATTATGATGCTAAGAATCATCGAGAATTCAATTAGACacccattaaagaaccaaaagattcttgaATTCAAGGATTTATCTTGTGTCGCTTGTTCTcaaggaaaattgattattagaccatCACCAGCTAAAGTTGGGATTAAATCTCCCAAATTTTTGAAACgtattcaaggtgatatatgtgggcccgttcatcttccatgtggtccattcagatattttatggttttaatagaTGCATCTAGTAGGTGGTCACATGTGTGTTTATTATCGACTCGCAACCTGGCGTTTGCGagactacttgctcaaataattcaattaagagCACAATTTCTAGATTATGCAATAAAAACTATTCGTCTTAATAGTACTGGTAAGCAATTTCCAGATTATGCAATAAAAACTATTCGTCTTAATAAtgctggtgagtttacatcccaagcttttaatgattattgtatgtAAATTGGGATCAAAGTTGAACATCTTGTAGctcatgttcatacacaaaatggTTTAGCTGAATcgtttatcaaatgcctccaactaattGCTCGGCCATTGCCCATGAGAACAAAACTCCTTGTTACAGCTTAGGGATATGCTATTTTACATGCAGCAGTACTTGTGCGCTTAaggccaacaagttataataagtactccccattacaattgatttttggtcaagagccaaatatttcccatcttagaatttttggatgtgtagtatatgttccaattgctccaccacaacgcacaaagatgggtcctcaaaggaggttgggaatatatgttggttatgaatctccttctataatgaaatatgttgaaccattaactgGAGATTTATTTACTGTATGATTTATTGATTGTCATTTTGATGAAACAGCATTCCCAACATTAAGGGAAGAGAAAATACAActggtaaaaaaaattacatggaatggatcatcattatctcaattagatcctcGTAGAAGTGAATGCGAACAAGAAGTTCAAAGGATTATACATTTTGCAAAACATTGCCAATCAACTGCCAGATTCATTTACTgacctaaagagaattacaaaatctcacataccagcttAAAATGCTCCAACACGAATTGATATCCCACTAAGGCAAattgttagtgcaaaagaaagtaatccacgcATAAAGCGTGGAAGACCaatcggttccaaagataaaaatcctcatAAAAGGAAATGAACAATTATTCAAGATGGTAATATTGTGGAGGCAAGTACCCTAGAAGAGGCCAAAGATATACctaataaaaatgtaacacctcagACTCGTACCCTACGCCGGGAtggaatacgaggcgttaccgacCTTGAACACATGCATCCCTATCAAGAcctggtcaaatttaaaactttgtctAAACTTCTTCAATATGGCCTACGAGtctccaaacattcatataaaaaccaaTCGAGATCAATTCAAGTCTTCCAACGAACTCTAAAAATAACACTAGACACaggggcatacgcccgtgtgggaggggcaacacgcccgtgtgaccaaatcaacatggtcgtgctattggcctgtgtggctcacagAGCCTAAGCATACAGGGGCATGCCACTGCcctttacccgtgtggaattaatttcaaattcgaacctacagaggttttcacaaggcttggcacacgcccgtgtccatgtcTTGTGTCCCTCATACGgtcatgacacgcccgtgtcttaacccgtgtgcaaaaacctagacattctgtttTAGACATTAGCAATTCTtaagggttacacggccaagacacacactttgtgctaggccgtgtccttcatacggctgagacacacggttgtgtctccacccatgtgtttattaccatgcatactgacttgcactttttacgtgcaggggacacacagccgaacATCACGCCCgtggggctgactgtgtgtcacacacggcctagacacacgtccatgtgtctacccgtgtggacaatatagggctatctaccaagtctttttgccaccctgaaacacaacatAACAACAACCAATATATCAAGGTTTAACTTAATATGCTTTTCACACCCAAACAACCAAAATCAAgacctatatacattacatatattcaaccatgccaacaatttcacattcatgaaagattAACTTACATTCACATAATagctttcaatattagccatctttccatggccttatacaaaatgaatcaaaagctAAAATAAGCTAACACATTTCGCCAATTAACAAcgtcacaaaactcaaaagccagggtcctatacatgccataatcaaaataaaatatctaactataccaagtgcttcagttAATAGTGTGACTGGTTTCTCCGACGTAGAGATGATCCTCGAACTACtatggcggcactataagaaaatggaaaaaaaatagggtaagcatgaagcttagtaagttgcatgaaaataaatatagcgacatctttaccattcatcatcatgctcataacactaaaataggcataagcacaacttactcgtcaCTATCAAACACAATTCACATAGTATATATTAAGATCACatctcatgcatttcatttaggtacctgtatcactcacaacatggttatacttttctcgtttaacttaaactgtaactctcatcattgaaccatttggaatgctatcggatattcactatgCCTTAAGCATAAGGTATAAtgacgatgccatgtcccaaacatggtcttacactagctctcacattaagtcgatgccatgtcccgaacatggtcttacactgacttccACGTATCCGTgccaattccatgtcccagacatggtcttatactaacaCATCatgtagctgatgcatgtcccaaacatgtcttacactggctcttgtctcaataccaatgccatgtcccagacatggtcttacagtagctctcataatgtagccgatgcatgtcccagacatgtcttacactagcacacaaacaTTCCGAATGTCATGGcctgaatatccgatttatttcctaaggttcaaacaggagtcctactatctcaatattcatcatacacgATTATTTCCACAAACAAGTAATTCATGCTATCTCAATTTaagcacatataataacaatgtagttgcattatttacatacaacttacctcataTTGTAAAATGTAAACGGCTAGTTCagcttagtccacttgcttcacttttccccggtctaggctcggattttgtaattcttaatctagaatgataaaaatttataaatttaattattttattaatctagaTACTCAACAACttaaaattgggcaaaatgaccattttgcctctagacttttgcaaaataaccattttacccctaagtccaaaaatcgatttttatcgaatttcttcgtatCTTAAGCCTAGTCGATTAATTTTTACACTAGAAGCAGTTtaaaattctcaatatttcacacctttatcacctattttacaagttatgcaaaatggtcccttttagggttttcatgataaatctcttcacaaaaattatttatttcacaaccatggttCATtctcttccataaaatttcaaaaaaatcatgtctactaacatggaaaaaccctagaatttcaaccatttggcaaaatagtccccttgttagaaagctcatgctacaatgacctcaaaagtacaaaaatattcaagaaaaaccctcaaatcacttacttgccaaggcttttagttgctgaaaatttttcaagcttccatgaccATTTTCTTGGAGAAAATTCGGTGGAGAAGAAAGgaagagatgaaaaaaatgacaaattttactatttgttttattttattcaatttaaacacctaatttcaccaaattttttacttttgaccacctttgtcccctatggccggccatatTATTCAAAAGGTCTAATTGCCCTTGGAAGACCTCCAAtctaggttctctagctatttgaaacccttagctatcaaaataggacttttgtactttatgcgatttagtcctttttcgtaattaagctcataaacgctaaaattacttcaccaaatttttcttgcactaatataaacatgttattatcttaaaataataataaaataatttctccaacatcagattagtggtctcgaaacc contains:
- the LOC107887224 gene encoding uncharacterized protein: MRESDDIAVDTNSSTPLLEESEVKDKKEVSGMEQWRGEIVKSIVYAGLEAVFTCFFLISSVSATNLSSVEVLALGIANLVADGISSSLGDFLSSSTKEGLAIKEMAVTQWELNNHRKDQEEQLLQQYQSLGMDLIDSNTVVNIFDKYNDILRDQKMTAQKGVMPPDQGGEKPWKNGVVAFLTFVGFGAAPLLSFVVLKPFTDNELVMFIGACFMSAIALTFLGIAKAKICGKRNYVRSVGFVLLNGAVAASAAYFLGWML